The Rhododendron vialii isolate Sample 1 chromosome 8a, ASM3025357v1 genome has a window encoding:
- the LOC131298196 gene encoding FCS-Like Zinc finger 6-like, translating to MMLGKRQRGPIRRTASMKGINVDLNDAVEVSEPSDYPHQNLVINGQAVRSPYDGSGSMVLGGGPSGFDHRVMAMVSPRYNNNNKRSAAGGGGGAVVETAHFLKTCGLCNRRLTAGRDIYMYRGDTAFCSQECREQQMKHDERKEKYSLAASKKDGNHRHHSPPNTATATATSDVGLYIS from the exons ATGATGCTAGGAAAACGCCAGAGGGGTCCTATCAGGAGAACTGCAAGCATGAAAGGGATCAACGTGGATCTGAACGACGCCGTGGAAGTTTCAGAACCGTCCGATTATCCTCATCAAAACCTGGTGATCAATGGTCAGGCGGTTCGGTCACCGTACGATGGAAGCGGGAGCATGGTGTTGGGTGGTGGGCCCAGTGGGTTCGACCACCGTGTGATGGCGATGGTGTCTCCCAggtacaacaacaacaacaaaaggaGTGCTGCAGGCGGCGGGGGCGGTGCAGTTGTAGAGACGGCTCACTTTTTGAAGACGTGTGGTCTCTGCAACCGTCGGTTGACAGCTGGCCGTGATATCTACATGTATAG GGGAGATACTGCATTTTGTAGTCAAGAGTGCAGGGAGCAACAAATGAAACATgatgagaggaaagagaagtaCTCATTGGCAGCTTCTAAGAAAGATGGAAATCATCGCCACCACTCGCCTCCGAACACCGCCACTGCCACCGCAACCTCTGACGTTGGATTATATATTAGCTAG